One Roseomonas sp. OT10 DNA window includes the following coding sequences:
- a CDS encoding NAD(P)-dependent oxidoreductase, translating to MSSRQTVVIATPLEAEHVAALREVAPDRLEVLHEPDLLPPTRYVADHKGAPFTRDAAQEAAWRALLARADILWDFPPAELLDAMPRLRWIQATSTGVGPLAARLRLAERGITVTTARGVHAGPLAEWVFMALLQHVRGLDHLRREQAARRWVRYCGEDLAGRTLLLLGAGDLARGCARIGKAMDMRVVALARHPERERAHAALFDRVAPVSDLLALLPEADAAVVTVPHTPETEGLFGAAAFAAMRPGAAFVNIGRGAVVDHDALRDALRSGHLGFAALDVTEPEPLPPEDPLWGMPNLLISPHSASTVSRENARIAAIFRGNLLSWLDGRPDAMRNILPPGQLY from the coding sequence ATGAGCAGCCGGCAGACCGTGGTCATCGCCACGCCGCTGGAGGCGGAGCACGTCGCCGCCCTGCGCGAGGTCGCGCCCGACCGGCTGGAGGTGCTGCACGAGCCGGACCTGCTGCCGCCCACGCGCTACGTCGCCGACCACAAGGGCGCGCCCTTCACCCGCGACGCGGCGCAGGAGGCGGCGTGGCGGGCGCTGCTGGCCCGCGCCGACATCCTGTGGGACTTCCCCCCGGCCGAGCTGCTGGACGCCATGCCGAGGCTGCGCTGGATCCAGGCGACCAGCACGGGCGTCGGGCCCCTTGCCGCCCGGCTGCGCCTGGCGGAGCGCGGCATCACCGTCACCACCGCGCGCGGGGTGCATGCCGGGCCGCTGGCGGAATGGGTCTTCATGGCCCTGCTGCAGCACGTGCGCGGGCTGGACCACCTGCGGCGGGAGCAGGCGGCGCGCCGCTGGGTGCGCTATTGCGGCGAGGATCTGGCGGGGCGGACGCTGCTGCTGCTCGGGGCGGGCGACCTGGCGCGCGGCTGCGCCCGCATCGGCAAGGCCATGGACATGCGGGTGGTGGCCCTCGCCCGGCACCCGGAGCGGGAGCGCGCCCATGCCGCGCTGTTCGACCGCGTCGCACCCGTCTCCGACCTGCTGGCCCTGCTGCCGGAGGCGGATGCGGCGGTCGTCACCGTGCCGCACACGCCCGAGACGGAGGGCCTGTTCGGCGCCGCCGCCTTCGCCGCCATGCGGCCCGGCGCGGCCTTCGTGAACATCGGCCGCGGCGCCGTGGTGGACCATGACGCGCTGCGCGACGCCCTGCGGTCGGGGCATCTGGGCTTCGCCGCGCTGGACGTGACCGAGCCGGAGCCGCTGCCGCCGGAGGACCCGCTCTGGGGCATGCCCAACCTGCTCATCTCCCCGCATTCCGCCAGCACCGTCTCCCGCGAGAACGCCCGCATCGCGGCGATCTTCCGCGGGAACCTGTTGTCCTGGCTGGACGGGCGGCCGGATGCCATGCGCAACATCCTGCCGCCCGGGCAACTGTACTGA